The genomic region CAGATCAGGTACAGACACTTCGTCATCGCAAAAAGCCTCATTGAACAGTGATGAATCCTGTCGCCGACCTACTCGACGGCTTCGACGCGCAGGGTCATGCCTTCCGCACCGACGATGCGCACGTCGACGCCGGCAGGCAGATCGGGGCCGCTCACTTCCCAATAGGCATCGGCGATCTGCACGCGCCCCGCGCCACGTTCGATCGCGCGCTCCAGGGACACCACGCGCCCCACCAGTTGCTCGGTACGGCGGTTCAGCGCCGGCTGGTCGCTCGGGATCTCCCGTCCGCGGAAGTACGTCCGGTACACCTGGATCGAGATGAAGCTGAGCGCGATGAACGCGACGGCCTGGGCGAGGATCGACATGCCCGGCACGACCAGGACGCCAAGGAACACCACCGACGCGGCGATGCCCATCCAGAGCATGAAGGCGCCCGGCACCATCGCCTCGGCCGCGAACAGCAGCAGCGCGATCGCTGCCCAGATGATCGCATCCCAGCGCATGTCAGCCTCCACTGCGCGGCATCGCCGGCGGCTTGTTGGCCTGCTGGTGGGTCAGCGCTTCCTTGGCGAGCTCGGTGATGCCCGCAAGCGAACCGAGGATGCCCGCAGACTCCATCGGCAGCATGATGAACTTCTGGTTCGGCGCTTCGGCCAGCGCCTTGAACGCTTCGATGTATTTCTGGGCGATGAAGTAGTTGATGGCGTTGACGTTGCCGCTGGCGATGGCGTCGGAGACCATCTGCGTCGCCTTGGCTTCGGCTTCGGCCAGACGCTCGCGGGCTTCCGCCTCGCGGAACGAGGCCTCGCGCTTGCCTTCGGCTTCCAGCACTGCCGCCTGCTTCTCGCCCTCGGCGCGCAGGATCGCCGACTGGCGCACGCCCTCGGCTTCGAGCACCGCCGCGCGCTTGTTCTGTTCGGCCATCTTCTGCTGCTGCATCGAGGCGATCAGATCGCGCGGCGGCTGGATGTCCTTCAGTTCGATGCGGTTGACCTTCAGCCCCCACGGATGGGTGGCGTGGTCGACGGCGGTCAGCACCTTGGCGTTGATCTCGTCGCGCTTGGACAGCGACTCGTCGAGATCCATCGAGCCGATCGCTGTGCGGATGTTGGTCATGACCAGATTGAGGATGGCCACTTCGAGCTGGGCGACCTCGTACGCGGCCTTGGCAGCGTCGAGCACCTGGAAATAGACCACGCCGTCCACCTTCACCACGGCGTTGTCCTTGGTGATGACGTCCTGGCTGGGCACGTCCATCACCTGTTCCATCATGTTGATCTTGCGGCCGACGCCCTGATAGATCGGCATCAGGATATGCAGCCCCGGCGCGAGCGTGCGCGTGTATTTGCCGAAGGTCTCGACCGTCCATTCGTAACCCTGCGGCACCATGCGGACCGCCTTGAACAGCACGACGATACCCGCGAACACCACGACCGCCGCCAGAAAAAATCCACCGCCCATGTCGAAACCTCCCCACTGGAATGGGGTCAGTATAGGGTGTGACCGGCAGGGTGCGCAGGCTGCTGGACAACAGCCTGCCATGCGGCCCGGGATGGCCGCCGCGACGAAGCAAGCGCAGGCGATCGCTTGGCCGGAAGCCGGGCCGCACACGGACCGGGTCGGCCATTCGTTCAGCCCGTCGGCAGCGGTTTTCGATGGCCTGCGACGTTTTCGCCTACTGATGCATCCAGATGATGAGATGACCTCACGACCCTCCAGCTTCGCCATCGATGTGCCCGACGCCCTGCTCGCGCGCATGCGCCTGGGCGAGCACGCGGCGTTCGAGCAGGTCTACCGCTGGTTCGAACGGCCGGTGTTCACGCTGGCGCTGCGGATCTGCGGCGAGCGCGAGCAGGCGGCGGACGTGCTGCAGGACACCATGCTGAAGGTCATCGCCCGGATCGGCGAGTTCCGCGGTAGCCGCATCGATCGTGTCGGTGCGGCGCATCTCGATGGCAGCCCGTTCTGGGGATGGCTGCGACAGATCGCGGTCAATGAAGCGCTGATGGCGCTGCGCCGGCGTCGCCGCAGCGACGATGAAGACGCCAACCATGCCGACGAAACCGATTGGGTCGACGACCGCACCCCGCCACCGCCCGCCGCCGCCGATGCCGCTTGCCTGCAGCGCGCCCTCGACGCATTGCCGGCGAATACCCGTACCGTGCTGTGGCTGTATCACGCCGAGGGCTACACCCACGACGAGATCGCCGTGCTGATGCAACGCACGCCCAGCTTCTCGAAATCCCAGCTCGCGCGCGGCACACGCCGCCTGCGCGAGTTGCTCGAACCCACCGCACTGCCGCTCCGCGAGGCCGCCCATGGCTGACGCTTCCCGTTCCCCGCATCATGCCGGTTCCGATCCGCCCGGCTGGAGCGATGTCTTCGCCGCGCTGCCGTTGGCTGCGCCTCCCGCATCCGCGTGGCCGGCGGTTGCCGCACAGCTCGATCAGAGGAAGGCACATGCGCGCAGCCGTACATGGCTGGCACTGGCCGCATCGCTGTTCGCGCTGACGTTGTGGCCGGTGGCGTGGATGCTGCGCGACGCGGAACGCGACACCGCCGCCGTCGCGGCATCGCCCGCCACGATCGCCCACGCACCGACCACCGCCACGCCGTCCGCCGCCATCGGCGGCGGCGATCCTCGCACCGATCCTCGCACCGATCCTCGCGCCGATGTGCGCGCCGATCCGCCCGTCGTCGCCGGTACCACTGACCGTTCCGCGCGGATGCTGTCGATCGCGGCGAGCACCGCCCGTCCGGCGCATGCGCACAGCGCGCGACGCAGTGCGGATCGCGCGCTACGGCGCACGACGCAAGCGCCTTCCACTGCAGGCATCGCGCAGCCGCAGGAGAATGCCGACACGACGCTGGAAACCCTGTACAGCGCATCCGCGCAGCTCGAAACCCTGCTGAGCTTCGCACGCGACACACGGGTCGAAAGCGGGCCGGCCGCAGCGCTGGCCAGCGCCTTCGATGCCGAACTCGCGACGATCGACGCGCAGTTGGCGCAACCGGGACTGGCAGCCGGCGAGCAACAGGCACTGTGGCAGGCACGCGTCGAGACGCTGCAGCGTTCGACGGACTTCGAAAGCAATCTGCGCCTGCTGGCCGCCGACGGCGGGCGCCTGGACGGCGCGCTGGTCAGTATCGATTGATGTTCCGCTCTTTCCTTTTCGTTTCCCTGTCCGAGGTTCCCATGAGACCGCTTCGCCCCCATCTCCTCGCTCTGGCCGTTGTCTGCGGATTGTCGTTCGCCGGCGCCGCCCTGACCCAATCCAAAGACCCGACGCCGGAACAGCAGAAAAAAATCGACGCGGCGCGCGAAGACGTGAGCCGCGCCGCCAAGCGCTTGGCTGAGCTCACCCGTGAGTACGGCGGCGATGGCTTCCACTTCGATCATGCGTTGCCGGCGCGGCGCCCTGTGGTCGGCGTGCTGTTCGCGCCCGATGAAGGCGGCGGCGTGCGCATCGCCGGGGTCACTCCGGATGGCGCGGCAGCGGCGAAAGGCATCAAAAGCGGAGACCGGCTGCTGCGCATCGGCGGCAAGACCATCGAGGGCGGCTCGCCGGAAGCGCGGGTCGAGAACGCGCGCAGGCAGTTGCAGGGCCTGGACGAAAACACTCCGGTGAAACTGGTCTATGCACGCGGCGACAAGGAGACGGAAGTCGAAGTCAAACCCAGACTGGACAGCCGGATCATGGTCTTCTCCGGCGACGGCAGAATGATGCGCCCCGACGGCGTCATCGGCATCGAAACCGATCGCCTCGACATCGAAGGTCTCGACGGCGCCCGCTTTCCGGGCGCGGGCGATGCGCCGCACGTGTTCGTCTTCAGCGGCGATGACGCACAAGGCGGGCACGGCGCGCCGCGCATCGACAAGCGCGTGATTCGGATCGACTGCAAGGGTGATGAGGATGCATGCCGCAAGCAGGCGCATGCGCAGATGATGCGCGCCCCCGTCGGTATCGACCCGGCCGGCATGAGCGGTCCTCACGAGATGCAGACGCATGTGTTCCGCTTCGACTGCAAACCCGGCGACACCTGCCAGGGTCAACAGCGGCTGGCCGAAGCGTTCCGCTGGAACGGCTTGAATCTGGCGTCGGTGGACAAGTCGCTGGGGCGTTATTTCGGCGCCGACGCGGGCGTACTGGTGCTCAGCACCGGGCCGTCCCTGGGCCAGTTGCAGGCGGGCGACGTGATCCAACGCGTCGACGGCAAAGCGGTGGCGACACCGCGCGCCGTGATGGATGCGCTGCGCGACAAGCCGGCGGACATTACCGTCGCGGTGGATTACCTGCGCGACCGCAAATCCGGCAGCGCGCAATTGAAGGTGCCCAAAGCGATGCTGTTCCCGCCGATGCCGCCGATGCCGCCGATACCTCCCGCGCCACCGGCACCCCCTGCGCCGCCGCATCCGCCGAAGGCCGGCGCGGCGCCGCACGCGCCTGACGGCGCAGCGATGGTGACGCATCGCAAGATCGTGATGGTCGACAAGGATGGCCAGGTGCAGACCTGGGAGGACGACGGCAACGACGCGATGCCGATGCCACCCGCGCCTCCGCCGCCTCCGCCGCCTCCACCACCGCCGCCGCCGCCGCCGCGCGTGGATTGAAGCGCGATCCGCATGACGCCCCCTCGACGGGGGCGTCGTTGTTTCGGGATCAGCTCGTCGCGGCTTCCACCCGCCGCCACACCGCGTCCTCGACGGTATCGGCGAGGGTCAACGCCTGCAGGTTCTGCAGCAATTGCTCGACCCGGCTGGCGCCGAGGATCACGGTGGATACGTGCGGGTTGCGCAGGCACCAGGCGATCGCCAGCGATGCTGGCGGCAATCCGAGTTCGACCGCGAGCGCGCTGAATTTACGTGCGCGTTCCAGGCGTCGATCCTCGCTGTCGCCCATGATCAGGTCCTGCAGCCAACCATGATCCTCCAGACCGAGGCGGGCATCGCCGGGGATGGCCGCATTGTATTTGCCGGTGAGCAGGCCCGAACCGAGCGGCGACCACGTGGTGGTGCCCAGGCCCAGCTCGGCGTAGAGCGGCGCGTACTCCAGTTCGACGCGCTCGCGATGCAGGAGGTTGTACTGCGGCTGCTCCATCGACGGCCCATGCAGCGAATGTTGCTTCGCGATCTTCGCGGCTTCGCGGATCTGCGCGGCGGGCCATTCCGACGTGCCCCAGTACAGCACTTTGCCCTGGCGGATCAGGCCGTCCATCGCCCACACCGTTTCCTCGATCGACGTGTCGGGGTCCGGGCGGTGGCAGAAATAAAGATCGATGTAATCCACGCGCAGGCGTTTCAGCGCAGCGTCGCAGGCGTCGCGCACGTGTTTGCGCGAGAGACCCTGTTGCATCGGCTTGGGTTCTTCGACCGCACCGAACATCACCTTGCTCGATACCGCGTATCCATCGCGCGGCAGGCGCAGATCGGCGATCACATCGCCCATCACCCGTTCCGCCTCACCGCTGGCGTACACCTCGGCGTTGTCGAAGAAATTCACGCCATTGTCCCAGGCGGCGGCGATCAGATCGCGCGCCGCGCCACGGCCGATCTGCTGGCCGAAAGTGATCCAGGCGCCAAACGACAGTGCGGACACCTGTAGGCCGGTCGAACCAAGACGACGGTATTGCATGATGTTGTTCCCGTAACGTCGAAGATGCGGCCAGTATACCCAAGCATCGCGCGCCGTCGGAACGGTTACAATGCGCGCCCCGTTGTCGGGGAATTCGCCCTCCGGGGAGTAGCCCGCCAGCGGAAGTTACCGCCGGTAGCCGCGTCAACATGCTTGGCCTGCAGGCCATGGCGCGGGTGGCATCGCAGTCGCGGAAGCACTGCGATATCGGGCAAGACCGAAGGCGGATATCGCGTGCCGGACCGGGCTGCGCGATATCTGTCTTCGCGTCCGCACGAAAGCCCGGCTCTGGAGTTCCCATGGATGTTTCCTCGCTTTCGACCCTCGCCGCCCTGCCAACGCTGGGCATGTCCACATTGGTGGTCGCCATCGCCGAGATCGGCGACAAGACCCAACTGCTTGCCCTGTTGCTGGCCGCGCGCTTCCGCCGGCCGTGGCCGATCATCGCCGGCATCTTCGTGGCCACCGTGCTCAACCACGCGCTCGCCGCCTGGCTCGGCGCGCTGGCCGCCAGTTACCTCACGCCGGATGTGCTGCGCTGGATCGTCGCCGGCAGTTTTTTCGCCATCGGCCTGTGGACGCTGAAACCCGACACGATCGACGAAGATGGCGAGAAGCTGCCCGCGCGCGGCGCGTTCATCGCCACCGTGATCGCCTTCTTCATCGCCGAGATCGGCGACAAGACCCAGATCGCCACCGTCGTGCTGGCGGCGAAATCGCCGCTGCTGTGGCCGGTGGTGATGGGCACCACCCTCGGCATGCTGCTGGCGAACGTGCCGGTGGTGCTGCTGGGCAGCCGCTTCGCAGCGAAACTGCCGCTGAAAGCCGCACGCATGGCTGCGGCGGCGCTGTTCCTGGCGCTGGCGGCGTGGGTCGCGGTGCAGGGTGTCTCCGTCGACGCCCAACTGCCTCAATCGGGCAAGACCGAATCACGCAACCCTTGATTCGTTTGCCTCAAAACGAGGTTTGCGGCCAATCCGCAACCCTCAACAGCTCGAACTGTTGCGACAGCGCAGTGCCGCAAACTTCCGTCCGCAATTGAATGCCCGTCGACAGCGTGCCGCCGGGAACGGTCGCGCAGTAGCTGCTGTTGTTCACGCTGCGCAGTTGCCCATTGGGCGTCAATCGCCATTTTTCCGAACTGCCGCCATCGCAGTTCCACAGATGCATCGCCTTGCCGCTGCCGGCGCTGCCGCCGGAAATATCCATGCAATAGGGATTGCTGCCTCTGGGCCGGAGCTGGCCCTCGGCGGTGTACACGAACTGCTGGTCGGAGCCGCCCGTGCAGAACTCCTGGTCGATCTGCGAACCGTTGGAATAGCCGTTGTTGCGGGTACCGATGCAGCGCGTGCCGCTGGCGCTCTTCGGCCGCAACGTGAAGTAACCCGGCAGGCCCCGGCGCACACCGACCAGCGGCAGCGTGGACGTCCATGACGGCACGAAGACATTCGGGTCCGCAAGCGAGTTGGTGACATCCATCCCGACCGCCGAAACACCATGCGCCATCGCGATGTAGGTGGCCTCGAAACTGGTGCTGTTGAAATCGCCCGCGGCACTCCACAGATGCATCATCTGGCGATATTCCGCCG from Lysobacter sp. harbors:
- a CDS encoding NfeD family protein, with protein sequence MRWDAIIWAAIALLLFAAEAMVPGAFMLWMGIAASVVFLGVLVVPGMSILAQAVAFIALSFISIQVYRTYFRGREIPSDQPALNRRTEQLVGRVVSLERAIERGAGRVQIADAYWEVSGPDLPAGVDVRIVGAEGMTLRVEAVE
- a CDS encoding SPFH/Band 7/PHB domain protein; translation: MGGGFFLAAVVVFAGIVVLFKAVRMVPQGYEWTVETFGKYTRTLAPGLHILMPIYQGVGRKINMMEQVMDVPSQDVITKDNAVVKVDGVVYFQVLDAAKAAYEVAQLEVAILNLVMTNIRTAIGSMDLDESLSKRDEINAKVLTAVDHATHPWGLKVNRIELKDIQPPRDLIASMQQQKMAEQNKRAAVLEAEGVRQSAILRAEGEKQAAVLEAEGKREASFREAEARERLAEAEAKATQMVSDAIASGNVNAINYFIAQKYIEAFKALAEAPNQKFIMLPMESAGILGSLAGITELAKEALTHQQANKPPAMPRSGG
- a CDS encoding sigma-70 family RNA polymerase sigma factor, with the translated sequence MHPDDEMTSRPSSFAIDVPDALLARMRLGEHAAFEQVYRWFERPVFTLALRICGEREQAADVLQDTMLKVIARIGEFRGSRIDRVGAAHLDGSPFWGWLRQIAVNEALMALRRRRRSDDEDANHADETDWVDDRTPPPPAAADAACLQRALDALPANTRTVLWLYHAEGYTHDEIAVLMQRTPSFSKSQLARGTRRLRELLEPTALPLREAAHG
- a CDS encoding PDZ domain-containing protein, which produces MRPLRPHLLALAVVCGLSFAGAALTQSKDPTPEQQKKIDAAREDVSRAAKRLAELTREYGGDGFHFDHALPARRPVVGVLFAPDEGGGVRIAGVTPDGAAAAKGIKSGDRLLRIGGKTIEGGSPEARVENARRQLQGLDENTPVKLVYARGDKETEVEVKPRLDSRIMVFSGDGRMMRPDGVIGIETDRLDIEGLDGARFPGAGDAPHVFVFSGDDAQGGHGAPRIDKRVIRIDCKGDEDACRKQAHAQMMRAPVGIDPAGMSGPHEMQTHVFRFDCKPGDTCQGQQRLAEAFRWNGLNLASVDKSLGRYFGADAGVLVLSTGPSLGQLQAGDVIQRVDGKAVATPRAVMDALRDKPADITVAVDYLRDRKSGSAQLKVPKAMLFPPMPPMPPIPPAPPAPPAPPHPPKAGAAPHAPDGAAMVTHRKIVMVDKDGQVQTWEDDGNDAMPMPPAPPPPPPPPPPPPPPPRVD
- a CDS encoding aldo/keto reductase — its product is MQYRRLGSTGLQVSALSFGAWITFGQQIGRGAARDLIAAAWDNGVNFFDNAEVYASGEAERVMGDVIADLRLPRDGYAVSSKVMFGAVEEPKPMQQGLSRKHVRDACDAALKRLRVDYIDLYFCHRPDPDTSIEETVWAMDGLIRQGKVLYWGTSEWPAAQIREAAKIAKQHSLHGPSMEQPQYNLLHRERVELEYAPLYAELGLGTTTWSPLGSGLLTGKYNAAIPGDARLGLEDHGWLQDLIMGDSEDRRLERARKFSALAVELGLPPASLAIAWCLRNPHVSTVILGASRVEQLLQNLQALTLADTVEDAVWRRVEAATS
- a CDS encoding TMEM165/GDT1 family protein; amino-acid sequence: MSTLVVAIAEIGDKTQLLALLLAARFRRPWPIIAGIFVATVLNHALAAWLGALAASYLTPDVLRWIVAGSFFAIGLWTLKPDTIDEDGEKLPARGAFIATVIAFFIAEIGDKTQIATVVLAAKSPLLWPVVMGTTLGMLLANVPVVLLGSRFAAKLPLKAARMAAAALFLALAAWVAVQGVSVDAQLPQSGKTESRNP